In one Silene latifolia isolate original U9 population chromosome 10, ASM4854445v1, whole genome shotgun sequence genomic region, the following are encoded:
- the LOC141605608 gene encoding mediator of RNA polymerase II transcription subunit 15a-like isoform X1, producing the protein MDSNNWRPPQAEVQLPPMDGGGGGGGGSGDWRSQLQPDSRQRIVNKIMETLKRHLPFSGQEGVQELKQIAIRFEEKIYSAATSQSDYLRKISLKMLTMESKSQSALPSAMPSNSTGRNPQDQVSSQNMQSQVQNQNQNQNQNQNQNQNQNQNQNQNQNQSVPLQMAPNQSQARQQLLTPNVQNNLASGGMQTVANLQNTLPANGLPQNAMPNVAQNSNLHNISGISQNSMGNTMNHGIASSMFSNAQRQSQGRHQQPVGSQQTQNSQQFAYPQLLQQNFQQQNIQQPLTQQQQQPTTQTSSAMQPSMILGVQQNQQSSIQQSNQPLLQQHQQPVIRQHQQQPQPQALSSQLNAGHMQQSQVISQQQNPGSIQQTQLISQQTDVGTMQQNQLIGQQQNVGNMQQIQHSDQQQNMGNMKQSQLISQQSNFTDMQQQQRLLGQQNNIQNLAPQQPTNHQNMQQQQHLLGQQSSLQNMHQKHSGHQNYVGGQQMIGTRSGNANMQTNPQQSVTLMEQTKVPMQQQTQNALPGGSGPQQQQSLSQQQLMSQLQPQPTHLHQQLIMQQRMQNMNPLLQQQNLIDQQKLFQPQRPTPEAPSTSLDSTAQTNSANVGDWQEEVYQKIKSMKDLYYADLNEMYQKISIKLQQHDSLPQQPKIDQIEKLRVFKQMLERLMQVLQIAKNNISLSHREKLPSFEKQIVNLLNPNKPRKPPQLHSQIPQAQLHDSGANTQLQSINLPGSVPTMQQSSVTSLKNGSIPTLSGISSLPQNTPSSLQASSNFDSGQNTIGAPKHATTASFQPQIGNNLQQQNVNSLHASSNMLQNQHLKQQHEQQMLQSQQFKQHIQNMQMQPQLQKQHILQQQLHHQPKQQQASQMRHLGSGGFPQQLSSAQRFLNQQSKPGASFPVSAPQLLNAVSPQINQHPSPQIDQQNHPPSVPKGGTPLNSTHSPFVPSPSALLVPSPVPGDHEKPTVSSLTNATNVGHQQTSALVAPQSLSIGTPGISPSPLFECAGPDGTLVNASATVSGKSSVTEQPIERLLRAVKSISPKALNAAVSDISSVVSMVDRIAGSAPGNGSRATVGEDLVALTRCRLQARNFLTQDGSNGTKRMRRYTSAMPLNVGASAVSMNDSLKQLSGPYTPELESTATSSVKKTRIEVNHSLLEEIREINERLIDTVVDISDEDMGPSMAAPAAEGEGTVIKCCYNAITLSPSLRSQYTSAQMSPIQPLKLLVPANYPNCSPILLDKLPVDVSNEHEDLSVKAKSRFSISLRSLSQPMTLKDVARTWDACARAVMTEYAQRYGGGTFSSKYGTWENCLSAT; encoded by the exons ATGGATTCAAATAATTGGCGACCTCCACAAGCTGAAGTCCAGCTTCCTCCGATGGacggcggcggcggtggtggtggtggtagtggtgattGGCGCTCTCAGCTTCAACCCGATTCCCGCCAACGGATCGTCAATAAAAT AATGGAAACTCTTAAAAGACATCTCCCTTTCTCTGGCCAAGAAGGAGTCCAAGAGCTCAAGCAGATCGCGATAAGATTTGAAGAGAAGATATATAGTGCTGCTACAAGCCAG TCTGATTACCTGCGGAAAATTTCCTTGAAAATGCTTACAATGGAGTCAAAATCTCAAAGTGCGCTCCCCAGTGCTATGCCTTCCAACTCTACTGGCCGAAATCCACAAGATCAAG TGTCTTCTCAGAATATGCAGTCCCAAGTGCAGAACCAGAACCAGAACCAGAACCAGAACCAGAACcagaaccaaaaccaaaaccaaaaccaaaaccaaaaccaaaaccaatctGTGCCTCTCCAAATGGCACCTAATCAATCTCAAGCTCGTCAGCAGCTGTTGACTCCCAACGTGCAAAACAACTTAGCATCTGGAGGGATGCAAACTGTTGCCAACCTACAAAATACATTACCGGCTAATGGTTTGCCACAAAATGCCATGCCAAATGTTGCTCAGAATTCCAATCTGCACAATATCTCTGGCATCTCGCAAAACTCTATGGGAAATACAATGAATCATGGAATTGCTTCCAGTATGTTCTCTAATGCTCAAAGGCAATCGCAAGGAAGGCACCAACAACCCGTTGGTTCTCAGCAAACTCAGAATTCACAGCAGTTTGCTTATCCACAGTTGTTGCAGCAGAATTTTCAGCAACAAAATATTCAACAACCCTTGAcgcaacaacagcaacaaccaacaacacaaACTTCATCTGCTATGCAGCCTTCCATGATTTTAGGGGTGCAACAAAACCAACAATCGTCTATTCAACAGTCAAATCAGCCTTTGCTTCAGCAGCATCAACAGCCAGTTATCAGGCAGCATCAACAACAGCCTCAACCTCAGGCGTTGAGCTCGCAACTGAATGCTGGACACATGCAACAAAGTCAAGTGATTAGTCAACAACAAAATCCAGGGAGCATTCAACAAACTCAACTGATTAGTCAACAGACAGATGTTGGGACCATGCAACAAAATCAACTGATTGGTCAACAACAAAATGTTGGGAACATGCAACAAATCCAACACAGTGATCAACAACAAAATATGGGGAATATGAAACAGAGTCAACTAATTAGTCAACAGAGTAATTTCACAGATATGCAACAGCAGCAGAGGCTGCTAGGGCAGCAGAACAATATTCAAAACCTGGCACCACAACAGCCAACTAACCATCAGAACATGCAGCAGCAGCAACACTTACTAGGTCAACAAAGCAGTCTTCAGAACATGCATCAGAAACACTCAGGTCACCAGAATTACGTTGGCGGGCAGCAAATGATTGGAACTCGGTCAGGAAATGCAAACATGCAGACAAACCCACAGCAGTCGGTAACTTTGATGGAACAAACCAAGGTGCCCATGCAGCAACAGACCCAGAATGCACTGCCAGGTGGAAGTGGACCACAACAGCAACAATCACTGTCACAGCAGCAGCTGATGTCGCAGCTACAACCTCAGCCGACACACTTACATCAGCAACTGATTATGCAGCAACGGATGCAGAACATGAACCCTTTGCTACAACAACAGAACTTGATTGATCAGCAAAAGCTTTTCCAACCACAAAGACCCACTCCTGAGGCACCATCCA CCTCCTTGGATTCCACTGCTCAGACGAATAGTGCGAACGTCGGTGATTGGCAAGAAGAGGTCTATCAAAAG ATTAAATCTATGAAGGATTTGTACTATGCAGATCTTAATGAGATGTACCAAAAAATCTCTATTAAACTGCAACAG CATGACTCTCTTCCCCAACAACCAAAGATCGATCAAATTGAGAAGCTCAGAGTGTTCAAACAAATGTTGGAGAGGTTAATGCAAGTTCTCCAAATTGCAAAGAACAACATTTCACTTTCTCACAGGGAAAAGTTACCATCTTTTGAGAAGCAGATTGTAAACTTACTCAATCCAAACAAGCCCAGAAAGCCTCCTCAACTACATTCTCAAATTCCCCAGGCACAATTACATGATAGTGGAGCAAACACTCAGTTGCAGTCTATAAATTTACCAGGTTCTGTTCCTACCATGCAACAGAGCAGTGTGACTAGCTTGAAGAATGGTTCTATTCCTACATTATCCGGTATTTCTTCTTTGCCACAGAACACTCCCAGCTCATTACAGGCTAGTTCGAATTTCGACTCAGGACAG AATACCATTGGTGCTCCTAAGCATGCAACTACCGCTTCATTTCAACCACAAATTGGGAATAATTTGCAGCAACAAAATGTTAACAGTCTACACGCCAGCTCAAATATGCTTCAAAATCAACATCTGAAACAACAGCATGAGCAGCAAATGCTACAAAGCCAACAGTTCAAGCAACATATCCAGAATATGCAAATGCAACCACAGTTACAAAAACAGCATATATTGCAGCAGCAGTTGCACCATCAACCGAAACAGCAGCAAGCCTCACAAATGAGACATCTTGGATCAGGTGGCTTTCCGCAACAGCTCTCGTCAGCCCAGCGTTTTCTGAACCAGCAGTCAAAGCCCGGGGCGTCTTTTCCAGTATCGGCTCCTCAGCTACTGAATGCAGTGTCTCCCCAGATAAATCAGCATCCTTCTCCACAAATTGATCAGCAAAATCATCCTCCATCTGTTCCGAAAGGCGGGACCCCCTTAAATTCTACACATTCGCCTTTTGTCCCATCTCCATCAGCATTGTTGGTGCCATCTCCTGTTCCTGGTGATCACGAGAAACCTACTGTTTCCTCACTCACTAATGCTACAAATGTTGGTCATCAACAAACTAGTGCACTTGTTGCACCTCAGTCACTATCCATTGGCACCCCTGGGATATCACCCTCTCCTCTTTTTGAGTGTGCGGGACCAGATGGTACTCTTGTTAATGCCTCAGCCACTGTTTCTGGGAAATCCAGTGTAACAGAACAACCGATTGAGCGCTTGCTTAGAGCA GTAAAATCCATATCGCCAAAAGCTTTGAATGCAGCAGTCAGTGACATCAGTTCAGTTGTCAGCATGGTTGATCGTATTGCGGGATCGGCTCCAGGTAACGGCTCTCGAGCTACGGTTGGTGAGGATTTGGTTGCCTTAACAAGGTGTCGGTTGCAAGCTAGAAATTTTCTTACACAAGATGGAAGTAATGGAACAAAGAGAATGAGACGGTATACTAGTGCAATGCCCTTAAATGTTGGAGCATCTGCTGTCAGCATGAATGATAGCTTAAAGCAACTGAGTGGGCCATATACACCTGAGCTAGAGTCTACTGCAACATCTAGTGTTAAGAAGACTAGGATTGAG GTAAATCATTCCCTTTTGGAAGAAATCAGGGAAATAAATGAGCGCCTTATAGATACTGTTGTTGATATCAGTGATGAAGACATGGGTCCATCAATGGCTGCGCCAGCTGCAGAAGGCGAAGGGACCGTTATCAAGTGCTGTTATAATGCTATAACTCTTAGCCCGAGCTTGAGATCGCAGTATACTTCAGCACAAATG TCACCAATTCAGCCATTGAAGTTGCTGGTTCCTGCTAATTATCCAAATTGTTCACCAATTTTGCTGGACAAGTTACCAGTTGATGTTAG CAATGAGCATGAAGATCTTTCAGTAAAAGCAAAGTCGAGATTTAGCATATCACTCCGAAGTCTTTCACAGCCAATGACATTGAAAGATGTAGCAAGGACTTGGGATGCTTGCGCTCGTGCTGTCATGACCGAATATGCACAGCGGTATGGTGGAGGGACATTTAGCTCAAAATACGGGACATGGGAAAATTGCTTGAGTGCGACATGA
- the LOC141605608 gene encoding mediator of RNA polymerase II transcription subunit 15a-like isoform X2, whose translation METLKRHLPFSGQEGVQELKQIAIRFEEKIYSAATSQSDYLRKISLKMLTMESKSQSALPSAMPSNSTGRNPQDQVSSQNMQSQVQNQNQNQNQNQNQNQNQNQNQNQNQNQSVPLQMAPNQSQARQQLLTPNVQNNLASGGMQTVANLQNTLPANGLPQNAMPNVAQNSNLHNISGISQNSMGNTMNHGIASSMFSNAQRQSQGRHQQPVGSQQTQNSQQFAYPQLLQQNFQQQNIQQPLTQQQQQPTTQTSSAMQPSMILGVQQNQQSSIQQSNQPLLQQHQQPVIRQHQQQPQPQALSSQLNAGHMQQSQVISQQQNPGSIQQTQLISQQTDVGTMQQNQLIGQQQNVGNMQQIQHSDQQQNMGNMKQSQLISQQSNFTDMQQQQRLLGQQNNIQNLAPQQPTNHQNMQQQQHLLGQQSSLQNMHQKHSGHQNYVGGQQMIGTRSGNANMQTNPQQSVTLMEQTKVPMQQQTQNALPGGSGPQQQQSLSQQQLMSQLQPQPTHLHQQLIMQQRMQNMNPLLQQQNLIDQQKLFQPQRPTPEAPSTSLDSTAQTNSANVGDWQEEVYQKIKSMKDLYYADLNEMYQKISIKLQQHDSLPQQPKIDQIEKLRVFKQMLERLMQVLQIAKNNISLSHREKLPSFEKQIVNLLNPNKPRKPPQLHSQIPQAQLHDSGANTQLQSINLPGSVPTMQQSSVTSLKNGSIPTLSGISSLPQNTPSSLQASSNFDSGQNTIGAPKHATTASFQPQIGNNLQQQNVNSLHASSNMLQNQHLKQQHEQQMLQSQQFKQHIQNMQMQPQLQKQHILQQQLHHQPKQQQASQMRHLGSGGFPQQLSSAQRFLNQQSKPGASFPVSAPQLLNAVSPQINQHPSPQIDQQNHPPSVPKGGTPLNSTHSPFVPSPSALLVPSPVPGDHEKPTVSSLTNATNVGHQQTSALVAPQSLSIGTPGISPSPLFECAGPDGTLVNASATVSGKSSVTEQPIERLLRAVKSISPKALNAAVSDISSVVSMVDRIAGSAPGNGSRATVGEDLVALTRCRLQARNFLTQDGSNGTKRMRRYTSAMPLNVGASAVSMNDSLKQLSGPYTPELESTATSSVKKTRIEVNHSLLEEIREINERLIDTVVDISDEDMGPSMAAPAAEGEGTVIKCCYNAITLSPSLRSQYTSAQMSPIQPLKLLVPANYPNCSPILLDKLPVDVSNEHEDLSVKAKSRFSISLRSLSQPMTLKDVARTWDACARAVMTEYAQRYGGGTFSSKYGTWENCLSAT comes from the exons ATGGAAACTCTTAAAAGACATCTCCCTTTCTCTGGCCAAGAAGGAGTCCAAGAGCTCAAGCAGATCGCGATAAGATTTGAAGAGAAGATATATAGTGCTGCTACAAGCCAG TCTGATTACCTGCGGAAAATTTCCTTGAAAATGCTTACAATGGAGTCAAAATCTCAAAGTGCGCTCCCCAGTGCTATGCCTTCCAACTCTACTGGCCGAAATCCACAAGATCAAG TGTCTTCTCAGAATATGCAGTCCCAAGTGCAGAACCAGAACCAGAACCAGAACCAGAACCAGAACcagaaccaaaaccaaaaccaaaaccaaaaccaaaaccaaaaccaatctGTGCCTCTCCAAATGGCACCTAATCAATCTCAAGCTCGTCAGCAGCTGTTGACTCCCAACGTGCAAAACAACTTAGCATCTGGAGGGATGCAAACTGTTGCCAACCTACAAAATACATTACCGGCTAATGGTTTGCCACAAAATGCCATGCCAAATGTTGCTCAGAATTCCAATCTGCACAATATCTCTGGCATCTCGCAAAACTCTATGGGAAATACAATGAATCATGGAATTGCTTCCAGTATGTTCTCTAATGCTCAAAGGCAATCGCAAGGAAGGCACCAACAACCCGTTGGTTCTCAGCAAACTCAGAATTCACAGCAGTTTGCTTATCCACAGTTGTTGCAGCAGAATTTTCAGCAACAAAATATTCAACAACCCTTGAcgcaacaacagcaacaaccaacaacacaaACTTCATCTGCTATGCAGCCTTCCATGATTTTAGGGGTGCAACAAAACCAACAATCGTCTATTCAACAGTCAAATCAGCCTTTGCTTCAGCAGCATCAACAGCCAGTTATCAGGCAGCATCAACAACAGCCTCAACCTCAGGCGTTGAGCTCGCAACTGAATGCTGGACACATGCAACAAAGTCAAGTGATTAGTCAACAACAAAATCCAGGGAGCATTCAACAAACTCAACTGATTAGTCAACAGACAGATGTTGGGACCATGCAACAAAATCAACTGATTGGTCAACAACAAAATGTTGGGAACATGCAACAAATCCAACACAGTGATCAACAACAAAATATGGGGAATATGAAACAGAGTCAACTAATTAGTCAACAGAGTAATTTCACAGATATGCAACAGCAGCAGAGGCTGCTAGGGCAGCAGAACAATATTCAAAACCTGGCACCACAACAGCCAACTAACCATCAGAACATGCAGCAGCAGCAACACTTACTAGGTCAACAAAGCAGTCTTCAGAACATGCATCAGAAACACTCAGGTCACCAGAATTACGTTGGCGGGCAGCAAATGATTGGAACTCGGTCAGGAAATGCAAACATGCAGACAAACCCACAGCAGTCGGTAACTTTGATGGAACAAACCAAGGTGCCCATGCAGCAACAGACCCAGAATGCACTGCCAGGTGGAAGTGGACCACAACAGCAACAATCACTGTCACAGCAGCAGCTGATGTCGCAGCTACAACCTCAGCCGACACACTTACATCAGCAACTGATTATGCAGCAACGGATGCAGAACATGAACCCTTTGCTACAACAACAGAACTTGATTGATCAGCAAAAGCTTTTCCAACCACAAAGACCCACTCCTGAGGCACCATCCA CCTCCTTGGATTCCACTGCTCAGACGAATAGTGCGAACGTCGGTGATTGGCAAGAAGAGGTCTATCAAAAG ATTAAATCTATGAAGGATTTGTACTATGCAGATCTTAATGAGATGTACCAAAAAATCTCTATTAAACTGCAACAG CATGACTCTCTTCCCCAACAACCAAAGATCGATCAAATTGAGAAGCTCAGAGTGTTCAAACAAATGTTGGAGAGGTTAATGCAAGTTCTCCAAATTGCAAAGAACAACATTTCACTTTCTCACAGGGAAAAGTTACCATCTTTTGAGAAGCAGATTGTAAACTTACTCAATCCAAACAAGCCCAGAAAGCCTCCTCAACTACATTCTCAAATTCCCCAGGCACAATTACATGATAGTGGAGCAAACACTCAGTTGCAGTCTATAAATTTACCAGGTTCTGTTCCTACCATGCAACAGAGCAGTGTGACTAGCTTGAAGAATGGTTCTATTCCTACATTATCCGGTATTTCTTCTTTGCCACAGAACACTCCCAGCTCATTACAGGCTAGTTCGAATTTCGACTCAGGACAG AATACCATTGGTGCTCCTAAGCATGCAACTACCGCTTCATTTCAACCACAAATTGGGAATAATTTGCAGCAACAAAATGTTAACAGTCTACACGCCAGCTCAAATATGCTTCAAAATCAACATCTGAAACAACAGCATGAGCAGCAAATGCTACAAAGCCAACAGTTCAAGCAACATATCCAGAATATGCAAATGCAACCACAGTTACAAAAACAGCATATATTGCAGCAGCAGTTGCACCATCAACCGAAACAGCAGCAAGCCTCACAAATGAGACATCTTGGATCAGGTGGCTTTCCGCAACAGCTCTCGTCAGCCCAGCGTTTTCTGAACCAGCAGTCAAAGCCCGGGGCGTCTTTTCCAGTATCGGCTCCTCAGCTACTGAATGCAGTGTCTCCCCAGATAAATCAGCATCCTTCTCCACAAATTGATCAGCAAAATCATCCTCCATCTGTTCCGAAAGGCGGGACCCCCTTAAATTCTACACATTCGCCTTTTGTCCCATCTCCATCAGCATTGTTGGTGCCATCTCCTGTTCCTGGTGATCACGAGAAACCTACTGTTTCCTCACTCACTAATGCTACAAATGTTGGTCATCAACAAACTAGTGCACTTGTTGCACCTCAGTCACTATCCATTGGCACCCCTGGGATATCACCCTCTCCTCTTTTTGAGTGTGCGGGACCAGATGGTACTCTTGTTAATGCCTCAGCCACTGTTTCTGGGAAATCCAGTGTAACAGAACAACCGATTGAGCGCTTGCTTAGAGCA GTAAAATCCATATCGCCAAAAGCTTTGAATGCAGCAGTCAGTGACATCAGTTCAGTTGTCAGCATGGTTGATCGTATTGCGGGATCGGCTCCAGGTAACGGCTCTCGAGCTACGGTTGGTGAGGATTTGGTTGCCTTAACAAGGTGTCGGTTGCAAGCTAGAAATTTTCTTACACAAGATGGAAGTAATGGAACAAAGAGAATGAGACGGTATACTAGTGCAATGCCCTTAAATGTTGGAGCATCTGCTGTCAGCATGAATGATAGCTTAAAGCAACTGAGTGGGCCATATACACCTGAGCTAGAGTCTACTGCAACATCTAGTGTTAAGAAGACTAGGATTGAG GTAAATCATTCCCTTTTGGAAGAAATCAGGGAAATAAATGAGCGCCTTATAGATACTGTTGTTGATATCAGTGATGAAGACATGGGTCCATCAATGGCTGCGCCAGCTGCAGAAGGCGAAGGGACCGTTATCAAGTGCTGTTATAATGCTATAACTCTTAGCCCGAGCTTGAGATCGCAGTATACTTCAGCACAAATG TCACCAATTCAGCCATTGAAGTTGCTGGTTCCTGCTAATTATCCAAATTGTTCACCAATTTTGCTGGACAAGTTACCAGTTGATGTTAG CAATGAGCATGAAGATCTTTCAGTAAAAGCAAAGTCGAGATTTAGCATATCACTCCGAAGTCTTTCACAGCCAATGACATTGAAAGATGTAGCAAGGACTTGGGATGCTTGCGCTCGTGCTGTCATGACCGAATATGCACAGCGGTATGGTGGAGGGACATTTAGCTCAAAATACGGGACATGGGAAAATTGCTTGAGTGCGACATGA